The genomic region TCGTGCGGATTCCTAGCCACTTACGAAGTTTTATGGAGCGGTGCTCGTCAGTACGCCCAAGAAGGGGCCGCCTCGCACCTGCTCTCCCCGAGCTCCCTCCGGGGAGGGGCTCTGCCAGCGAGTGGAGCCGCCCTGTTCGGCGTCTGCCGTGCTGCGCTGACAGAGAGAACATTACGGGTGGATGACGGGGGGCGTCAAATCAATCCCCCGCCCAGATGTGTGACCTATGTCACACCACTCGCGGAGAGGTTCGTTGTGATGTTCTGATATGGGAGGCTTGGCGGTCTGGGCCAAGTTGCCCACGAGCAGGCCGCGTACCGTCCGTCCGCATCTGTCCGCGGGGCCGTCACCTGCGGCGACGGCCCGGCCGCGCGGTGCTGACCGATGGCTCGCCCGCCAGCCAGAAGCGCCACGGACGCTCGGCAGCGGCGCTGATCCCCACTCGTGGGCCACGGGCGATCCGTTGGCCGGGCGCCCCCGACCTCGCCCCATCCCCTGCCGCTCCGGCGCCCCCTGCCGGTATCGCGCCCGCTGCCGGTCCAACGCCTGCGGCCGGTACAACGCCTGCGGCCGACACACGGCCGACGAGCGGTCCATTGCCGAGCCCGGCGACCTCGGATGTCGGCGGGCGGACGACAAGAGGTCCGCCGCCCGTCACCGGGGTTCCGGTCAGCGATGCGGTGACGCCGAGGACCCGTCCGAGTCGACCGGGTCCTCGGGCCAGATCCCGGACGGCGAGCGTGGGCCAGCGGGCCTGCGCCGCCTCCAGACCGACGACGACCTCACCGGCCCGCAGCAGCACGGCCGACCCCTCCCCCACCGGTCCGCAGACGATGTTGAGGCACCAGTGGACGCCATAGCTGAGGTACACGTAGGCCCGGCCCGGCGGCCCGAACATCACCGCGGCCCGCGGGGTCGGCCCGCGGAAGGCGTGGGAGGCGGGATCGCCCAGGCCGCCG from Frankia alni ACN14a harbors:
- a CDS encoding DNA-3-methyladenine glycosylase; the protein is MAGPAPYPAGFFDRPVLAVAPDLLGATVRHGPVAVRITEVEAYGGLGDPASHAFRGPTPRAAVMFGPPGRAYVYLSYGVHWCLNIVCGPVGEGSAVLLRAGEVVVGLEAAQARWPTLAVRDLARGPGRLGRVLGVTASLTGTPVTGGGPLVVRPPTSEVAGLGNGPLVGRVSAAGVVPAAGVGPAAGAIPAGGAGAAGDGARSGAPGQRIARGPRVGISAAAERPWRFWLAGEPSVSTARPGRRRR